The sequence below is a genomic window from Salicibibacter cibarius.
TGGGAATCAAACAGCAGCTTGGTATGGGTGTGACGACGGCCGTTCTCGGCTTGACGTTAATCGGAGGGGGGACATTCGCTTACTTTAGCGACAGTGTCGAAACGAACAATACGTTCGCGGCCGGAACCCTTGATTTAGACGCGGAACCGACAGAAATCATTGACGTGGATAATTTGCAGCCCGGGGATACGATGGTTCGTGATTTTGAACTGCAAAACAACGGGTCTCTCGACATTGACACGGTGACGTTGGAGACCGACTACACGGTGATCGATGCGGAGGGAAATAATACGGAAGATTTCGGGGAGTTTATCGAGGTGGAATTTTTGTATAACGCCGATAATTTGGATGAGGTGATCTTCCAAACGACGTTAAGTGAGCTTCAGGACATGGAACCGGAGGCGATCAGTGAGCACGTATTCTATCCTGAGTTAGGCGATGACGGCCTTCCGGTCGATGAATCCCACGACCTCGTCGTGCAGTTTAACTTCACAAGCGGCGATGACGTAGACATGAATCAGTTCCAGGGCGATTCTTTAGAGCTGGAATGGACGTTTACAGCTACCCAAACCGATGGTGAAGAGCAGTAATCTACATCGAAGAGCTGACCCATGAACATACGTTTTCGGTCAGCTTTTTTCTAGAAATCTATGAAAACGATTTTAAGGAGGACACTATGAAAAATATGAAATGGAAGAAGACTCCTTCTGCTTTGTTTTTTGCATTTTTGCTCGTCGGAAGTCCTACGGCAGGAGCCATCGCCCAAGAAAATGAAAGTGCGGAGGAACCTCCGACGACCGGCTTTGAAGACAGTGATGGAGAAGAATGGACGAGCCATGAGGATGAATTGGCATTTCTGGAAGAAGTAACGGAACAATCGGAGCGAATGACGTATTCCGAAATCGGAACGTCCGTGGAAGATCGGCCACTGCATTTAGTGCAGGTGGGAGATCCGGGGCCGCCAGCGGATGAAGCCATCGCCGATGGAAACAACATGTTGGTGATCGGCTCACAACACGGAAATGAACCGGCCGGCCGGGAGATGGCGTTACAAATGCTGCGGGACTTGGCATTTACCGATGATGCGGAGTTAGAGGAACAGTTGAGTGAAACGACGATTATGTTTATTCCATCGGCTAATCCGGATGGCCGGGAAGCAAACACGCGTGAAAATGCGAACGGGGTGGATATTAACCGTGATCACCTTAACCTCGAAGAACCAGAGGGACAAATCATTGCAGATGTTTTAGAGGAATTCTCTCCAGATATTACGGTTGATGCCCATGAAAGACCTTCGGCTACCGGTGATCCTGATATGGAAATGTTGTGGCCGCGCAACCTTAACGGGGATGAAGATCTCCGTAACTTAAACCAGGAGATGGTGGAAGACTACTTATTTCCTGATGTAGAAGATGCGGGATTTTCGACCGGTTTGTACGGTGAACCAGGCGGATCCGGTGGCGGAGATGAACGGATTTCCCGAAATGTTTTAGGCCTTCGGCATGGATTGGGCCTGTTAACTGAAACCGCAGGTGAACAAGAGCCAGAATATCGGGTGGATGCCCAGATGGAAACGGTGGAATCAGTGTTGGATTTCTATCGCGAACGGATGGATGAGATTTCCATCGAAG
It includes:
- a CDS encoding TasA family protein; protein product: MGIKQQLGMGVTTAVLGLTLIGGGTFAYFSDSVETNNTFAAGTLDLDAEPTEIIDVDNLQPGDTMVRDFELQNNGSLDIDTVTLETDYTVIDAEGNNTEDFGEFIEVEFLYNADNLDEVIFQTTLSELQDMEPEAISEHVFYPELGDDGLPVDESHDLVVQFNFTSGDDVDMNQFQGDSLELEWTFTATQTDGEEQ